A window of Perognathus longimembris pacificus isolate PPM17 chromosome 6, ASM2315922v1, whole genome shotgun sequence contains these coding sequences:
- the Pgc gene encoding gastricsin, giving the protein MKWMVVALLCLPLLEASVFRVPLKRLKTIRETLKDKGLLGEFLKTHKYDPARKYRINNFDDFSVLFEPVSYMNAAYFGEISIGTPPQNFLVLFDTGSSNLWVPSIYCQSEACTTHPRFNPSQSSTYTTSGQTFSLQYGTGSLTGFFGYDTMTVQNIQVPNQEFGLSENEPGYTFVYAKFDGIMGLAYPGLAAGGATTALQGMLQEGALSNPLFSVYLGSKEGSDGGAVIFGGVDESLYTGDIYWAPVTRELYWQIDLEEFFVGDQASGWCSQGCQGIVDTGTSLLTVPKNYLSTLMAAIGAQESEYGEYLVNCNNVGSLPTLKFLINGVEFPLQPSAYIIEEDGFCTVGIQTIDLTSSDGQPFWILGDVFLRSYYSIFDLANNRVGFATAV; this is encoded by the exons GATGGTGGTAGCTCTGCTCTGCCTCCCGCTCCTGGAGGCGTCCGTGTTCAG AGTCCCCCTGAAAAGGCTTAAGACGATCCGAGAGACCCTGAAGGACAAGGGCTTACTGGGCGAGTTCCTGAAGACTCACAAGTACGACCCTGCCCGCAAGTACCGCATCAACAACTTCGATGACTTCAGCGTGCTCTTTGAGCCGGTGTCCTACATGAAC GCTGCTTACTTTGGCGAGATCAGCATCGGCACTCCACCCCAGAACTTCCTGGTCCTTTTCGACACGGGCTCCTCTAACCTCTGGGTGCCCTCTATCTACTGCCAGAGCGAGGCGTGCA CCACCCACCCCCGCTTCAACCCCAGCCAGTCCTCCACCTACACCACCAGCGGACAGACCTTCTCCCTGCAGTACGGCACCGGCAGCCTCACTGGCTTCTTCGGCTATGACACTATGACC GTCCAGAACATCCAGGTCCCCAACCAGGAGTTCGGCCTGAGTGAGAATGAGCCAGGTTACACCTTTGTCTACGCAAAGTTCGATGGCATCATGGGTCTGGCCTACCCTGGCCTGGCTGCTGGAGGTGCCACCACCGCCTTGCAGGGCATGCTGCAGGAGGGCGCCCTTTCCAACCCCCTCTTCAGCGTCTACCTGGGCAG CAAGGAGGGCTCTGACGGAGGAGCGGTCATCTTTGGGGGTGTGGACGAGAGCCTGTACACGGGGGACATCTACTGGGCCCCCGTCACGCGGGAACTCTACTGGCAGATTGACCTTGAGGA gttctTTGTTGGGGACCAGGCGTCTGGCTGGTGCTCCCAGGGCTGCCAAGGCATCGTGGACACAGGCACCTCTCTGCTCACCGTCCCCAAGAATTACCTGAGCACGCTCATGGCAGCCATAGGTGCCCAGGAGAGCGAGTACGGAGAG TATTTGGTGAACTGCAACAACGTCGGGAGCCTGCCCACCCTCAAGTTCCTCATCAATGGTGTGGAGTTTCCTCTGCAGCCCTCCGCCTACATCATAGAA GAGGATGGCTTCTGCACCGTGGGCATCCAGACCATCGACCTCACCTCCTCGGATGGCCAGCCCTTTTGGATCCTCGGAGATGTCTTCCTCAGGTCCTACTATTCCATCTTCGACCTGGCCAACAACAGGGTGGGCTTTGCCACCGCCGtctag